The genome window TAAAACCATCGGAATCGTGGGGCTCGGCGCCATCGGTCGTCTGGTCGCCAAGCGACTGCGCGGGTTTGACGTCACCGTGCTGGCTTTCGATCCTGTTCTTTCTGAAGAAGCCGCAGATCGTCTGAACGTGAAACTTGTCCCCCTGGCAGAGCTTTTTGAACAGAGCGACTACGTTTCCCTGCACATCCCTGAAAACGAACATACTCGCGGACTCATCAACAAAGATTTGTTCAGCGTAATGAAAGACGGAGCCACACTCGTTAACTGCGCCCGCTCCGGCGTCATCAACGAAGACGATCTGCGCGCGATTAAAGCGGAAAAAGGCCTGCGCTTCCTGAACGACGTCTATCCCAAGGATGCCGAAGGCGATAAAACGGTAACCGATATTGCCGACATTATGCTTCCGCACCTCGGAGCCTCCACTGCCGAAGCCAACTACAACGCCGCCCGCCGCTCGGCCGAACAGCTGATCGACTTCGACAGCAAAGGCGTCACCTCCTACATCGTTAACCGCGACATTCCGGAAGGCCTCGACGAAGCCTACGCCGACCTCGCCTTCACCATCACCAAGCTCACCCGCGCGATGATCGGCGAAGAAACCAAACTCAACAAAATTGAAACCAGCTTCTACGGCGAACTCCGCAAATTCGGAAACTGGCTCTCCGTGCCGGTGGTCTGCGCGCTCAGCGAAGAGTTCGACCGCTCCATGGATGAAAAAGCCGCCATCAGCTACCTCGAAGAGATGGGAATCGATTACGCCACCCGCGAAACCGATGAAGCCAAAGGCTACGGAAGCGCCATTACTGTTGATCTGATGGCCAGCGTGGACGGCGACAACCTGCGCCGCATCAGCGTGCGCGGAACGGTTGCAGAAGGCCACCTGATGATCTCCCGAATCGGACATTTCGACGGGCTCTATTTCGAGCCGAAAGGTCATCTGGCACTGTTCACTTACTCCGACCGACCCGGCGTTCTCAGCCAGATCGCCGGCGCCATGGCAGAAGCCGGCCTCAACATTGATGACGTCCGCAACCCGCACGACAAAACCGGCGAGCGTTCCATTGCGATCCTCAAAACCAATGAACCGGCCAGTGCCGAGACCATGAAGCAGGTCGCTGCAAAAATTGATGCGCTCAGCTGCTGCACGGTATCGTTCTAAAAGCTGATAAACACAGGCTCTCCGGAATACCGGAGATGCCTGTCCTTACAGACAGCCGAATCATCCTTCAAGCCGGTCGGCTTCTTCCAGCCACCGCGCTTCAAGAGCGGTCAGTTTTTGGGTCAGTTCGGACAACTGGATATTGAGCACGGCATAATCAAGTTCCGGATTGCCGGAGGCCATCTGCTGATGCAGCTCCTGCTGCGCGGCCTGAAGCGTCTCCATCTCCGCCTCCATCCTGCGCAGCCCCTTCTGAGCCTCGCGCATTTTTGCCCGCTCGGCGCGCGCCGCCTTGGGATTGGCAGCTGAAGGCTGCACGTTATCAGGACTTTGGACCTTCGTCTTCCGACCTTCGATCGTCTCCTGCCCCGCTGTCTTCTCCAGATAATAATCGTAGCCGCCGGGAAAACTGGACACACAGCCGTCCCGAACTTCAACAATATGGTCCGCCGCGCCGCGCACAAAGGATACATCGTGGCTGACGAGGCAAACCGTGCCGGGATATTCCCGAATGGCTTTCTCCAGTCCCTCGCGACCCTGAATATCCAAATGGGTCGTCGGCTCGTCCAGCAGCAGAAAGTTCGGCGGATTGATAAAGATCCGCGCAAATGCCAGCCGGATTTTTTCGCCCCCGCTCAGTACCGCGACCTGTTTGTCCACCGAATCACCGCTGAACCCGAACGAACCGAGCAGTCCGCGCACATCGCGTTCGGAAACATTGTTGCCGGCGTCACGCACAACACCCAGCACTGTTTTGTCCGGAGGCATCGTTTCTGCAAAGTCCTGCGACTGGTAGCCGAGTACCACTTTATGTCCTTCTCTCAGCCGTCCTTCGCCCGCCTGTAGCGTTCCGGCAATCACGCGCAGCAGCGTGGTTTTTCCCATGCCGTTATACCCGACAATCGCAATCTTCTGCCCGTTCTGGATGTCCAGATTCACATCGCGAAAAATCCAGCGTTCTCCGTCATAGGAAAAGCCGAGGTTTTCGAGCTGCATGATCTGAGCGCCGCAGCGCGGCGGCGGCGCAATGCGCAAATTCGCCGCCTGCGGCGGCTTCGGCGGCATCCGGACCGCGTCCATTTTTTCCAGCATCTTCACCCGGCTCTGCACCTGAGCCGCTTTCGTGGATTTTGCCCGGAAACGGTTGATGAAACTTTCGAGCTGCTCCTTTTTCTCCACATAGTTCCGATACTCAGCCGCCTGCTGCAAGTGGCGCTGTTCGCGCTCTTTCACATAATAGGAATAGCCACCCGCATACTTTACCGCGGAGCCGCCCTGGATTTCCAGCGTCCGGTCCGTCAGCGACTCGAGCAGATAGCGGTCATGCGAAATCAGCAGCATCGTGCCGCTGAAGCCCCGCAAAAAGCGCTGGAGCCATTCAACCGCCGGCAGGTCGAGGTAGTTGGACGGCTCGTCGAGCATCAGAACATCGGGCTGGGCGATCAACGTCCGCACCAGTTCCGCGCGCATCTGCCATCCCCCGCTGAACGACTGGAACGGATTATTAAACTCGGCCTCCTTAAAACCCAGCCCGCTGAGAGCAGCCTCGGCGCGGGCTCGCATTGCATAACCACCGAGATGCTCATATTCGTGCTGCAGCTCGCCGAGCCGCTCCAGCATCTGTCCGCTTCCACTTTCTTTTTCCAGCCTGTGTTCCAATTCATGAATTTCCGCATGAATGGTCTTCAGCTCAGGAATAGAATCGGTTGCATAATCGATCAGTGAGTCGGTTTGTGCATAGGAATGCAGCTGCTGATGCAGATGACCCAGCCGTACATTCTTCGGCAGCGTTACATCGCCGCTGTCCGTAGAAGTTTCCCCGCTGATCAGCCCGAAAACGGTACTTTTCCCGGCCCCGTTGGGACCGACAATCCCGACGTGCTCACCCGCATTGATACGGAACGACACATCCACCAGCACTTCCTGCGTGCCAAACCGTTTGGTTACCTGAATAAAATCGATCATAAGACCGGAGAGTTTCCAAGGTTTGGAAAAAAGAAGCAAGCCCTGACGCAGCCGGTTCCAAAGTTTGGAGACATCTGAACTTGCCCGAACAAACAAGTTCAGTAGGATGTCGCCCATGAAAATCAATCCATCACCCAGTTTCAGCATCGACCTGCGTGTAGAGTCGTCTCTCTCCCGGCAGGACCTTGAAAATATCATCGCTACCGCCGAGGGCGTCTGCGTTGCATCCCAAGGCATCGAAAGCCCCTACGGCTTTACGGTCAACTGCCGCGACAGCGAACACCAGCAGCAGATTTTCCAAACCCTGGAAAACACGGAAAACACCACGGTGATTTCCGCAGACGAAATCACCTTCCGCTCGCACATCGGTGGAAAGATCGAGACGTTTAACCGTCTGGATCTGCACGCGCCGGGAGCGATGTCAATCGCCTACACGCCCGGCGTCGCCCGCGTCTGCTCGGCAATTCACGAAGACGTCACTCGCGCCGACGCGCTGACCATCAAAAAAAACATGGTGGCCGTTGTTTCCGACGGAACCGCGGTTCTCGGTCTCGGCGACATCGGCCCGGAAGCCGCCATGCCGGTGATGGAAGGAAAAGCCATGCTCTTCAAAGGCTTCGGCGGCGTTGACGCCTTCCCGATCTGCCTCGCCACCAAAGATCCGGAAGAAATCATCAAAACGGTCAAACTGCTGGCTCCGACCTTCGGCGGCATCAACCTGGAGGATATTTCAGCACCGCGCTGCTTCGAAATTGAAGAGCGCCTGAAAGCCGAACTCGATATTCCGGTCTTCCACGATGACCAGCATGGAACCGCCGTCGTTTCGCTGGCCGCGCTGTTCAACGCGCTGAAAATTACCGGCAAAAAAATGGAAGAGCTCAAAGTAATCGTCAACGGCGTTGGCTCTGCCGGGGTCGCCTGCTCCAAAATCATGCTCGAAGCCGGCGTTAAAAACCTGATCGGCTTTGACCGCACCGGAGCGATTTACAAGGGCCGCACCGAAAAAATGAACTTTGCCAAGGAATGGTTTGCCGAACACACCAACCCGGAAGGCTTCACCGGCAGCCTCAGCGAAGCCATGCACGGTGCCGATCTCTTCCTCGGCGTTTCCGCACCGGGATGCATCACCGCCGAAGACGTTAAAAACATGGCGAAAGATCCCATCATTTTCGCAATGGCCAACCCGATTCCGGAAATCATGCCCGAAGAAGCGCTGCCTCAGGCCCGCATTATGGCAACCGGCCGCTCGGACTACCCGAACCAGATCAACAACGTGCTCTGCTTCCCCGGCATCTTCAAGGGCGCCCTGCGCTGCCGCGCAAAGAGTATCAGCGAAGGCATGAAAGTGGCCGCGGCTCACGCCATCGCCGACCTGATTCCGGCCGACAAGCTGTGCGAGGAATACATCATTCCGTCCGTCTTCGACGAAGGCGTCGCCGATGCCGTCGCTGATGCGGTCGAAAAAGTCGCCCGAGAAGAAGGCCTCGCCCGCCCCAGGATTGATGAAACCGCGCTGTATAAAATCAAATAAAGCGGC of Tichowtungia aerotolerans contains these proteins:
- a CDS encoding 3-phosphoglycerate dehydrogenase family protein, producing the protein MKKVLIPTKLNPVAKELLEANGNYTVVQDDSAGLDVLAAQNPDTYALFVRSEKVTAEIIDALSSLKVVIRAGAGYNTIDIKHARSKGVDVMNTPGANANAVAEEVIALMLADARHIVPGDASTRAGKWEKKKFMGKEVTGKTIGIVGLGAIGRLVAKRLRGFDVTVLAFDPVLSEEAADRLNVKLVPLAELFEQSDYVSLHIPENEHTRGLINKDLFSVMKDGATLVNCARSGVINEDDLRAIKAEKGLRFLNDVYPKDAEGDKTVTDIADIMLPHLGASTAEANYNAARRSAEQLIDFDSKGVTSYIVNRDIPEGLDEAYADLAFTITKLTRAMIGEETKLNKIETSFYGELRKFGNWLSVPVVCALSEEFDRSMDEKAAISYLEEMGIDYATRETDEAKGYGSAITVDLMASVDGDNLRRISVRGTVAEGHLMISRIGHFDGLYFEPKGHLALFTYSDRPGVLSQIAGAMAEAGLNIDDVRNPHDKTGERSIAILKTNEPASAETMKQVAAKIDALSCCTVSF
- a CDS encoding ABC-F family ATP-binding cassette domain-containing protein — encoded protein: MLKLGDGLIFMGDILLNLFVRASSDVSKLWNRLRQGLLLFSKPWKLSGLMIDFIQVTKRFGTQEVLVDVSFRINAGEHVGIVGPNGAGKSTVFGLISGETSTDSGDVTLPKNVRLGHLHQQLHSYAQTDSLIDYATDSIPELKTIHAEIHELEHRLEKESGSGQMLERLGELQHEYEHLGGYAMRARAEAALSGLGFKEAEFNNPFQSFSGGWQMRAELVRTLIAQPDVLMLDEPSNYLDLPAVEWLQRFLRGFSGTMLLISHDRYLLESLTDRTLEIQGGSAVKYAGGYSYYVKEREQRHLQQAAEYRNYVEKKEQLESFINRFRAKSTKAAQVQSRVKMLEKMDAVRMPPKPPQAANLRIAPPPRCGAQIMQLENLGFSYDGERWIFRDVNLDIQNGQKIAIVGYNGMGKTTLLRVIAGTLQAGEGRLREGHKVVLGYQSQDFAETMPPDKTVLGVVRDAGNNVSERDVRGLLGSFGFSGDSVDKQVAVLSGGEKIRLAFARIFINPPNFLLLDEPTTHLDIQGREGLEKAIREYPGTVCLVSHDVSFVRGAADHIVEVRDGCVSSFPGGYDYYLEKTAGQETIEGRKTKVQSPDNVQPSAANPKAARAERAKMREAQKGLRRMEAEMETLQAAQQELHQQMASGNPELDYAVLNIQLSELTQKLTALEARWLEEADRLEG
- a CDS encoding NAD(P)-dependent malic enzyme — its product is MKINPSPSFSIDLRVESSLSRQDLENIIATAEGVCVASQGIESPYGFTVNCRDSEHQQQIFQTLENTENTTVISADEITFRSHIGGKIETFNRLDLHAPGAMSIAYTPGVARVCSAIHEDVTRADALTIKKNMVAVVSDGTAVLGLGDIGPEAAMPVMEGKAMLFKGFGGVDAFPICLATKDPEEIIKTVKLLAPTFGGINLEDISAPRCFEIEERLKAELDIPVFHDDQHGTAVVSLAALFNALKITGKKMEELKVIVNGVGSAGVACSKIMLEAGVKNLIGFDRTGAIYKGRTEKMNFAKEWFAEHTNPEGFTGSLSEAMHGADLFLGVSAPGCITAEDVKNMAKDPIIFAMANPIPEIMPEEALPQARIMATGRSDYPNQINNVLCFPGIFKGALRCRAKSISEGMKVAAAHAIADLIPADKLCEEYIIPSVFDEGVADAVADAVEKVAREEGLARPRIDETALYKIK